From Campylobacter suis, a single genomic window includes:
- the nhaA gene encoding Na+/H+ antiporter NhaA: MTNIREFLKHEASGGILLMIATIIALVCQNTFLSDFYNEFLKTKFTISFGDFGLSKPLILWVNDGLMAIFFFLVGLELKREVCEGELRNPSQIALPAIGALGGVVIPAAIFYIFTKHDSFAASGWAIPTATDIAFALGILSLLGSRVPTTLKIFLMTLAIIDDLCAIIIIALFYTSELSVLSLGIGAICIVALFVINRMGVKSKAAYLLIGIIMWVAVLKSGVHATLAGVVAAFFIPLSFKNEPQNSMLKSIEHDLHSWVAFGVLPIFAFVNAGIALSGVSMSELAQPVALGTMLGLFVGKQIGVFGFSFLAIKFGLAKLPEGASWGQLYGIALLCGVGFTMSLFVNGLAYADTDAFAYTDKLAILIGSLVSGVVGYIILRISKRTNEPSGQI, encoded by the coding sequence ATGACAAACATAAGGGAGTTTTTAAAGCATGAAGCAAGCGGGGGGATCTTGCTGATGATAGCAACTATCATCGCCCTAGTTTGCCAAAATACCTTTCTAAGCGACTTTTATAACGAATTTTTAAAGACAAAATTTACCATTAGTTTTGGGGATTTTGGACTATCAAAGCCACTTATTTTATGGGTAAATGACGGACTGATGGCGATATTTTTCTTTTTAGTTGGACTTGAACTAAAGCGAGAAGTTTGCGAGGGAGAGCTAAGAAACCCTTCTCAAATCGCACTTCCAGCCATCGGTGCACTAGGTGGGGTAGTTATACCAGCAGCGATTTTTTATATATTTACAAAACATGACAGCTTTGCTGCTTCTGGCTGGGCTATACCAACAGCAACAGACATCGCTTTTGCACTAGGGATACTAAGCTTGCTTGGCTCAAGAGTGCCGACAACACTTAAAATTTTTCTAATGACCTTGGCTATTATTGACGACTTATGTGCCATCATCATCATCGCTTTATTTTACACAAGTGAGCTTAGCGTGCTTTCACTTGGCATCGGAGCTATTTGTATCGTCGCTCTTTTCGTGATAAACCGAATGGGCGTAAAAAGTAAAGCGGCATATCTACTAATTGGCATCATAATGTGGGTAGCTGTGCTAAAATCAGGGGTTCACGCAACACTTGCTGGCGTAGTGGCGGCATTTTTCATACCACTAAGTTTTAAAAATGAACCACAAAATTCTATGCTAAAAAGTATCGAGCATGACTTGCATAGCTGGGTAGCGTTTGGCGTGCTCCCGATATTTGCTTTTGTAAATGCTGGCATCGCTCTTTCTGGTGTAAGCATGAGCGAGCTTGCTCAGCCTGTTGCTTTAGGCACGATGCTTGGACTTTTTGTCGGTAAACAAATCGGAGTATTTGGGTTTAGCTTTTTGGCGATAAAATTTGGTCTGGCAAAGCTTCCAGAAGGTGCAAGCTGGGGTCAGCTTTATGGGATTGCGTTGTTGTGTGGGGTTGGCTTTACGATGAGTTTATTTGTAAATGGCTTGGCATATGCAGACACTGATGCGTTTGCCTATACTGATAAACTAGCGATATTAATCGGCTCCCTTGTTTCTGGCGTAGTTGGTTATATAATCTTGCGTATATCAAAAAGAACAAACGAGCCTTCAGGGCAAATTTAA
- the proB gene encoding glutamate 5-kinase: MRKELGKNVKRVVVKIGTSTLTNADGSLNEPKIKQIVANLSKLNDELDVVFVTSGAVGAGMGELKLTQKPKSITEKQALAAIGQVSLIHLYQILFWAYGKNIAQLLLTKDDFSDRKRYLNIRIVCNSLLSKKIIPIINENDPVVGDGIRGVKVGDNDTLSALVAGLVEADLLIILSDIDGLYDKNPSEFKDAKFINIVEKIDQNIKNMAGSEGSKFGTGGMKTKIIAADMATKGGTNLIIASGSNPQNIVNIVRGDDIGTLFLRQDKKLNSKKYWLGYGSVKSGAIIIDGGAENALKNGKSLLSVGIKDVKMEFERGTVVEILNSKNELLARGISNYSSQEISQIIGKKSDEIEEILGYKYDEEIVHIDNLALV, from the coding sequence ATGAGAAAAGAGCTTGGTAAAAATGTAAAAAGAGTGGTCGTAAAGATCGGCACTTCAACCCTTACAAATGCCGATGGATCGCTAAATGAACCAAAGATAAAGCAAATTGTGGCAAATTTAAGCAAGTTAAACGATGAGCTTGATGTTGTGTTTGTTACTTCTGGTGCGGTTGGAGCTGGTATGGGCGAGCTAAAACTAACGCAAAAACCAAAATCAATCACCGAAAAACAAGCACTAGCCGCGATCGGGCAGGTTTCGCTCATACATCTTTATCAAATTTTATTTTGGGCTTATGGTAAAAATATAGCCCAACTTTTGCTTACAAAAGATGATTTTAGCGACCGAAAGCGATATTTAAATATCAGAATTGTTTGCAACTCGCTACTTTCAAAAAAAATAATCCCTATCATAAACGAAAACGACCCGGTCGTAGGCGATGGCATAAGGGGTGTTAAAGTCGGCGATAACGATACGCTTTCAGCCCTTGTCGCAGGGCTTGTGGAGGCGGATTTACTCATCATTTTAAGCGATATAGACGGACTGTATGATAAAAATCCAAGTGAGTTTAAGGATGCAAAATTTATAAATATCGTAGAAAAAATTGATCAAAATATCAAAAATATGGCAGGTAGCGAGGGGAGTAAATTTGGCACTGGTGGCATGAAAACAAAGATAATCGCTGCTGATATGGCGACAAAGGGCGGGACAAATTTAATCATAGCAAGTGGTTCAAATCCCCAAAATATCGTGAATATAGTCCGCGGAGATGATATAGGAACGCTTTTTTTACGCCAAGATAAAAAGCTAAACTCTAAGAAGTATTGGCTTGGTTATGGCTCTGTAAAAAGTGGAGCTATCATCATAGATGGCGGGGCAGAAAATGCCCTAAAAAACGGCAAAAGCTTGCTAAGTGTTGGGATAAAAGATGTCAAGATGGAGTTTGAAAGAGGGACTGTGGTAGAAATTTTAAACAGCAAAAACGAGCTTTTGGCACGGGGGATTAGCAATTACTCATCACAAGAAATTTCACAGATAATTGGCAAAAAAAGCGATGAGATAGAGGAAATTTTGGGTTATAAATACGATGAAGAGATAGTTCATATAGACAATCTGGCACTAGTTTAG